Below is a genomic region from Virgibacillus dokdonensis.
TGCAATTGCTTTTACTCCTGTTTTGTAGCCATAGTTCATTAAACCGAATCTAACTCCAAAATGGATGATATTGAACATGATTAGAAACACAAATGGGCCAAAAATATTACCATTTACCGCCAGAGAAGCACCGATACTCGCTGTAATAGGTAATAATGTAAGATAGAATAACGCATCCCCTATACCACCTAAAGGTCCCATCGTTGCCACTTTAATTCCACGAATAGCTTCTCTATCTTCCTTCTTTTGCTCCATTGCTAAAATAATACCCATAATAAAAGTGACAAGAAATGGATGCGTATTAAAGAATTCCATATGGTCTTTCATCGATTTACTTAAATCTTTTTTGTTTTTATGAATTGATTTTAAGCCTGGTAATATAGAGTAAAGCCAACCTGCTGCTTGCATACGCTCATAGTTAAATGAAGCTTGTAATAATAAAGATCTCCATGCTAATTTTCTAAGTTCCTTCGGTTGTAAATCCGGAGCAGAAGTTGTATCTTCATAATGATAACTATTAGATGCCATCCGTAATCTCCTCCTCTTTAGGCGCAGGACCTTGTTTATTTTTATTTTGATAAAAATCATATAGCGCTATCGCTAAACCAATTAAAGCGATTGCTAATATTGGTAATTCTAAATATGCCGCAAGAATAAATCCTACGATAAAGAACATAATATACTCTACTTTCATCATAATTCTCAGTAGCATTGCAAAACCAATAGCTGGCATAATTCCTCCTGCAATGGATAATCCATCAATAATCCATTGGGGGACGGTTTCAACAAAGGCAGCAGCTTGTTCTGCTCCGAAATAAATTGGTAAAAATGCGATAAGTGCATTAAAAGAAAATAGAATGGCAATACCTAAATAATTTATCTTTTCTATTCCTTTTGTATTTGCGTCTAAAGCAAATTGATCTGCTTTATGCATGACAGGGGCAAATAATGTGAAAAATAATGTAATTAATCCTTGTACCGCCACAGCAAATGGTATTGCTACCCCCACGGCTACTTGTGGATCCTGACCTGCTATAACGCCAAAGGCTGTACCAATAACTCCTCCTATAACTACATTTGGAGGTTGGGCTCCTGCGAGCGGAACCATTCCCATCCAAATTAATTCCAATGTACCCCCGACAATTAAACCAGTAGTTACATCACCTAAAATTAAACCGACAACTAGACCGGTAACAACAGGGCGGTGCATATGGGTTAAACCTACATATAAATCAATTCCAATAATACCTGCCCAAATAGCAATTAAAATCGCTTCCATTAACATGTTTGATTCCTCCTTTAAGCGTAATTTATTTAAGAAGATCCATAATGTCTTGCCCTTTTTCGTTTGGAACTCCTCTTAAATCAAGAGTTACACCCATATCATGCAGCTTGTTAAATGCTTCAATATCTTTTTCATCAACAGAGACAGTAGAAGAGATTTGCTTTTTCCCTTCTGCATAATGCATATTACCTATATTAATATGATCTATTGGTACACCACCTTCTTTTAAAGCTAGTGCATCATGAACATCTTTAACGACGAGAAATATCTTTTGCCTTGGTGAAGCCTTATGGATAACATCAATGGTTTTTTGAATAGAAAAGTACCTTGCCTGAATAACATCTGGCAACACCATATCCATCAAACTCTGTTGCACTTCGTCTTGTGAAACTTTATCATTGGCAACTACGACTAGATTTGCTCCTAAATGGTTAACCCAAGTAACTCCGACCTGGCCATGTATTAAACGATTGTCAATTCTTGTTAACAAAATATTTGGTTTTGTAGTCATTTTTTTCATCCTTTCGATTTGTTTAAATAAAGGTTGAGAAATAAGATTTTTCTTTCAATTGCTGTAGAAATCCACTGCTATATCGATTTAATTGCTTTTAGGATGCAGTAATACATTTTGAAAACACGTACTTTCACCTATGTCCCAACCTCATTTCTTACCATAAAGTAAAATCCTGCAAAAATAGGCATCTATTGCTGTAGCCCATATTTATTTACACGTAACCAGCCTTTCACTATGCGAATGTCATAGGATAAATCGTTACGCCTTGCACTACGCGATTGACGGATCCGTCTGGGCTTGGGTTATCTGGCGTAATTCCTAATTGAATCGATTTTTTCAGTGCTAAAACTTGTGCAAATACGACGTATAGTAAAGATAGGTAGAAATCATTTTCTAGTGACTGCTTGCTATTATTAACAGACACTGTCCAGTTTGCATATTGACTTACTTCCTCATTATCCATTTCAGTAAGCGCAACCGTTTTAATCTCCTTTGGTTCTCCGGATAACTCTTTTAATATATCCAAATCATATTTTCGTGTATAAGCATCTTGAGACGTAAACAGTACGACGATGGATTTGTCATTCAAAATAGATTTCGGTCCGTGACGGAATCCTAACGAAGACTCGTGAACAGCTACCACTTTACCTGCTGACAGCTCAAGCATTTTTAAAGCTGCTTCATGAGCAAATTGCCCAAGCGAACCAGAGCCTAAATAAACAATCCTGTCCATACCATGCTCTAACACCGCATCTACTGTATTCACAACGCTTTCAATAAATTTCTCCCCATTAGTAATAACCGTCTGTATCTTCTCACCTGCATTAGTATCTTTAGAAAAAGCCAAATAACAAATGACCATCATACTAGTAAAGCTGCTTGTCATAGCAAATCCTTGATCATGCGCTTCTTCCGGTGTAAGAATCGTTAAGCTGTTCTTATCATCCTTTGTATTTACTGCTAGCTTCCCTTCTGGATTACATGTAATATTTACTTGATAAAAATGATCGATCCTATCTGTTGCCAACTTAACCGCAGCCAAACTCTCCGGACTATTCCCTGATCTTGCGAACGATACCAAAATGGTTGGTACTTCCTTGAAGAGATAGTTAGTCGGATTAGAAACGAGATCTGTTGTTGCAATTGCTTCAAATTGCACCTTTCCCTGATCTTGTTTTTGTAATTCAGAAACTAATATGTCACCAGCAAACGCTGACGTTCCAGCACCAGTTAAAATTACTCGCACTTTCTCATGCTTACTATATATAGCATGTAAAAAGTTGTGAATTTCCTCCTTTCTCTCTGCAAATATGTGTAATGCTTTATTCCAAACTTCAGGCTGCTGATAAATTTCTTGAGCCGTATGACCTGCCTTGCCTTTTTCTAATTCTTTCTGAGTTAAACCAAACATGTTGCTCCTCCTTCATTCATCTGGTTATGTTGTCATAACCAGTTGTGTTATGAAATAGCTCTATTAAGTATAATATGAACTCAATAGAGGTTTTTTACGTTAGTTCTACTGTATAATCAAATTTATCTCCTCGTGCTACGCTAATGGTATACTCAATTAGTTGCTCGTGGTGATAGGCAAATCGTTTAATTAACATGGCTGGTTGCTGGGTTGGAGCATTTAAATAACCAGCTTCTGTTTCCCGTATTTGGGTTGCTGAAAAACGTTCAATTGCTCTCGTAACATGGACCTGATAATCATGTGAAAAAATATCATACATGGGCTTTTCCATCAATTTTGCTTTTGTTAAATGTGGAAACAGTTTCTTTGGTAAATAGGAAATTTCATACATAAGTGGTTGTTCATCTGCAAGTCGTAAACGTATTACCTCGAATACTTCATCCAACGGTTCTAACCCCATTTTATTTGCAATTCTAGTATCAATCGCTATCTCTTTAAAGGATAAAACCTTGGTCATCGGCGTCTTTCCCACTTTTTTCATTTCTTCTGTAAAGCTGTACAGTTTGACTAAATTTTGTTCAATGGAGCTAGCCGATACAAATGTTCCTTTTCCATGTAACTTATAAATATAACCTTCTCTTTCTAACTCTTGCAGCGCCTGTCTAACCGTAATCCTGCTTAATTTATACATATCACACAGTTCGCGCTCAGAAGGTAATTTATCATGTTCTTCATATGTTTCTTGTTCGATTTTCTGAATGATTTCGTCCATAAGTTGTAAATATAAAGGTACCTTACTACTTTTTTCCAATACTTTAAATGCCCTCCTCCCCATGTGGTTATAACCAGTTGTTAATTTTAGTATAAAATAAACTTTAAATAATGTAAAGGCTTTTATACGAATGAAATGTACATAGTTGCCGCTAGTATAATACAGATACAAATCTATTTTTTTACATAATGCGTTGCATATAGCCTTTCCGCATACGGATTTCCTGACTTTGAAAATCGTAAATGCTTTTTTGGTCCCAAGATTTATATATAGTTTCAGAAGGCTTTATTTCCTGTTCTCGAGCAACTTTTTAACGTTTACAAGATAAATTGCAGTTTGGATAGGCTACCAAGTATCATTCGCTCTAGGTAGGAAACCCTGCTTCGCTTCCAATCTTCCACTTGCTTCGGAGTAATTCTTTCCATTTTTATTAATAAATCTAACGGACTAATGTATCCTTTTTCATGCACGAATTGTGCCACATAATAGCGAACGCTTTTTCAATTTTTTGTTTACTCATTTTATCCCTCAGTTTAAAATGTGCATACTTGGTATTATGTCTTCCCCAATTCCTCATAGTTTCTTCACACTTTCTTCACCTATAAAGGGTAACCTAAGATACAATGAAAGGCATTATGTTACACCTTGCAATGACTGATGGAGATATCCAAGATTTAGCATTAGCTTATAACTTTCTATACTATTACCTGTAAGGCAAAAGCTTTATAATTTCATCTACTATTCTAAATAAGCCTGCAAGTTTCATCTGTTCCTAAAACAAGTTACAATGAAGGAAAGGAGTGCTCTGCACATGAATGATAACCAGACGAATACGATTAGAAAAAGATATAATCGTATAGCGGGTGTCTTTGATATCATGGATAATATGATTCAAGAAACATGGCGAAAGGATGTTACTCAACAAGCTGAGGGAAAAGTACTTGAATCGGCATCGGAACTGGTAAAAACTTAGAATACTATCCATCTCACGTTGAAGTAACAGGAATTGATTTCAGTCCTGGCATGTTAAAACGTGCCAAAGAAAAAGCAAATCAACTTGGTCGGACCTTTGAACTACTGGAAATGGACGCGCAAAATTTAGCTTTCCCTGATAACACATTTGATACCGTTATTACCACTTGTGTATTTTGTTCCGTACCTGATCCAATTAAAGGTTTGAAAGAAATGAAAAGAGTCACAAAGCCGACTGGTAAAATATTGATGCTTGAACATATGCGAAGTGAACATAAATTGATTGGTAAGTTGATGGATATTTTAAACCCAATTGGACTTCATATTGTAGGAGCTAATATTAATCGTAAAACACTCGAAAACATCCAGCATGTTGGTTTAAAAATAGCCAAAGAAGATTTACTCATGTATGACATATTTAAAACACTGGTTGTATCACCAAATAAAAATCATTGATAAAGTTTTGTTACCTAGTGATTTTTTTGAGATCCTTTGTGAATAAGAACTAACGAATAATTCGCTTGTTTTATTCTATAACTTTCTCACAATATGATATAATCGTGTTATATTTTAGAGAGGAGGGACTACATACATGCAAATGGAAGAAAAGATCATTACGATGCTGGAACAAATATCTACAAGCGTACAAGAACAAGGGGAACGAATTGGTTCTCTAGAATCACGTTTTGATTCATTAGAGCAAAGATTTGATAATCTGGAATCGCGCTTCGATAACCTCGAGCAACGTTTCGTTAATCTGGAATCACGCTTCGATAACCTCGAGCAACGTTTCGTTAATCTAGAATCACGATTTAGTCAGCAAGAACAAAGACTTGATGAGCAAGGGCAGAGAATCGCAACTATTGAGCAAAAACTGGATGAACAAGGGCAAAGAATTACAACTATTGAACAGATACTTGATGAACATAAAGATATCTTAACTGCACTTCTCTCTGGGCAAGAATATTTAAAAGCAGAAATAGACGGAATGCGTGTAGAAAATGCAAAAGAATTTGGTTATGTGAAGAAAGAGATCAGTAACATGCATGTAAACTTTGCTGTATTGCGAGAAGATGTATGGACGAATAAAAAAGACATCTATCAGCTAAAACAAGCAAGCTCGACTTAACTACCATAGACTTGCTTTATTTTTTATTTTTCAAAAAATATCCTCTGTTTTTCTCTTCAACAAAGTCCCCAAGACTAATTATCCTATTATTACATGACATCCCCTTTTCAATTGTAAAAGGGGATGTACATATCTATTAGGGATTATTTAAAAAAACTTAGCTTATCATCAAGTATCATGGTGAAAAACGCCGTCAATTTACTTATACTATAGACTTAAAAATATATGCCTTCTTTCGTGTAAAAAATACGCAGCCCTCGCGCAGTTAAACCTGTCTATTATTAGCAATCTTCAACATATACATCATACAAGCATGAGTAAATATGGCGCAACACGATGAAAAAAGTTGCTTTCTTCATACAAGCCATGTCGTTTTCCTATCCTAAAACAGAATCAAATATTTCCACCAAAAGCAACGCTACAGCACCCAACACAGTAGCATCTTTCCCAAGTTTCGTTACCTTCACTTCTGTATTTTTTGCACCTTCTGTCAATGCATTGTTATTGACTGTCTTTTTAATAATAGGTAAAAGGAATTCCTCACTTTTCATAACCCCTCCACCTAACACAATTTTTCCTGGATTGACAATATGTATTACATTGGTTAAGCCAACACCTATAGCAAAGCCTGTTTCTTCTAATACATCTAGGTACAGTGCATTTCCAGATTTTGCAAGTTCGAATACACTCTCTGCAGTGAGTTTAAAAGAATGCACTTCTCCTCGTTCAGCTAATTTTCGCTCTGCACGCATAGCAATTGCAGAACCCGTAGCAAAAGTTTGCAAGCAACCGCGATTTCCACACTCGCAAATTTCCCCGTCAATGTCGATCGTCATATGACCTATTTCTCCAGCAATATCTTTTGCACCATGAAATAATTTTCCATCTGTTACAATCCCAGCGCCCACGCCTCGCCCTAAATTAACAGTCACCATACTACCTAAGTCACCATGACCACCAAACCATGCTTCACCTAGAGCCATTGCACGCGCATCGTTTTCCACTTTTACCGTCACACGAAACTCTTGTTCTAAAGCTTCTTTTATCGGAATATCCGTTAATTGTAAATTAGGAGCATATAAAGCCCTGCCTGTTGCGATCTCGACAACACCATGCATCGCCACACCTATACCCATAACCTCTTCCATCTTCACATTCGCATGACGTACAACCTCGTTAATACTCTGTTTCATAACATCTAGAAAGGAGGCCTCTGTAATCGGAGTGTTTAACACATATGATATACGTCCTAAAATTCTACCACCCAAATCAGCAACAATTGCCTTTATCTTCTCCGGACCAGCATCCACTCCTACCAAATAGTAGGCTGTTTTATTAATATAAAGCATCGTAGGTCTTCTCCCACCCATTGAGGTGGCCTTTTTCTGTTCATAAACCATACCTTGCTCTAGTAATTCTTTAACAATACTACTTACTGTAGGGGGAGTCAGCTCTGTTTCCTTAGCTATTTGTGCCCTAGAAATCGGCTCGCACGTCCTAATTTTATTTAAAATAATTGATTTATTTACTGATTTCATTAACTGAAATGTTCCTCGTTGCATAGCAACCTCCAAAATGATAGCAAAATATTTGTGTGCAACTTATCTCTTTAGAAAAACGTCGTCGTTTTATTTTAATAGAGCAAAAAAATATCAGACTTTTTGAATCTACTGTGAATTATTATACCATTCCCATTGTTAGATGAAAAAGGCTTGGCTTATTGGAAAATATTTCTGATGTTTTCCTAGCAGCGTATGGAACACCGCATTTGGGCTCTGTACCTATATTTCATAATAGATGGTAGTTCTCCTAATGCGAGACGAGGCGGTTTCTTATACGATAGCCCTTATAAAATTATATTTTCCTATACTGTTAGAAAAATTTGGCTTAACGCCAAATCTTTCTAGCGGAAACTGTGGTTTTTCTTATTACTATAAGCCTTAAAACTTTATACCTTCCTATAAGAGACTTGGCAAACCACCAAGCCAGACGGATATGTTAACAACCTATACACGCTTTGCAAAGGTAAAGTCTACCCCTACTTCAATTGCCTATCATTTGGATAACCTTTGTTTAGCACTACTTTTCCCTTTATAATTGACAGCAATAATTCCTATTGCCACTAACCCTAAAGCTCCAATAATATATACATCTAATGTCTCCGCTGGAATAAAGATAGCTGATAAAATGGCTCCAGATACAGGAGTAATAAATTTAAACATGCTTATTTCGCCAGCTTTATTATACTTTAAGATCGAGTACCACAAAGCAAAGGCAGCCGCAGACAATACAGCAGAATATACGAACAACCAAAACCCTAAAGGCGTGAAAGTCATCGCTTCACTTTCTAACTGTGGTACTCCAAAGATCAACATCAGACTAGCACCAATTGACAATTGCCATCCTGTTATAGCAAACGGATGAATACCAACGGCTAACTCTTTTGCCATTATTGTACCAATGGCACCTGTTAATGCCGCTAAAATCATATAGCCCTCCCCTGTAAATTGGAAGCTAAGCTGGAACTCCTGCCCCCAATTAGCAACAATAATTCCGGCAAAACCAGCCGCTAAGCCAATACCTTTTTTCCAATTCATCCGATCATTGCTATAGAAAAAGTGAGCTAATATAACGGTAAAAAATGTACCGCTTGAGACTAAGATCGCCCCTTGCATTCCAGAAACTTTCGCTAACCCGTTATAAAAAAAGAAGTATTGCAATCCTGTTTGGATAATACCAAATATCGTCAAAAACAGCATTTGCCTTTTCGTTACCATTAATCGCTTTCGATCTACAAGGAAGAGACCAATTAATATGATTAAACCTGCTAGTAAAAAGCGCATTCCTGCAAACACAATTTTAGCAATTGTATCATCTGCTGCCATTTGTAACTCATCATAACTTACTTTCAAAACAGGAAAAGCACTGCCCCATAAGATGGAACAAAAAATAGCAATGCCCACCACAATCCATTTTTTCTCAAAAACACGATTCACTTTATGCCATCTCCTCTATATTCCATTTTCTATTATTCTTTATGAAAACGCATTTCATCATCTGCATTCCCCGAAAATATTGAATTTAAAATGTGAAGGTACAATACTCTATTATTTAAACATACAGACCTATTGTCAAACATATCGTTTTGTTGTACATTTATATTAGTTAGTTAATTAATTTAATTAACTTAATTAAATTATATAAATAAACTATATCACCAAAATTCAACAGGAGGCCTATAAAAATGAACGATTTACGTACGACATTTAAAAATACGTTTAACAATGTAGCAGAATCTTCCATCTGTTTTGCACCTGGAAGAATTAATTTAATTGGCGAGCACACGGATTACAATGGCGGGTATGTATTACCTGCAGCTATTTCCTATGGTACCTATGCGCTTGGTGTTAAAAGAACCGATCAAAAGTTTCGCTTTTTCTCTGAGAACTTCCCTGAATCAGGCATTATAGCATGTGATTTAAAAGACCTTTCCTTTCAACAAGCAGACCAGTGGGCAAACTATCCAAAAGGTATGATTCAAGCGTTAAAAAATAGCAACTACCCCATTCATACCGGAGCTGACATTATGTTTTATGGGAATATCCCTAACCAAGCAGGTCTTTCTTCCTCTGCATCCATTGAATTAGTAACCGGGATTTTATTACAACAACTGTTTCACTTCGAAGCCGATAAGCTTACCTTCATTCAATTGGGGCAACAAGTTGAAAATGCGTATATGGGAGTAAATAGTGGTATCATGGACCAATTTGCAATTGGGCTAGGTAAACAAGATCACGCTATTCTATTAAACTGTAAAACGAATGATTTTAAATATGTCCCCCTTCACTTGCAAGAATATGAGATCGTTATCATCCATTCCAATAAGCAACGTACATTAGCAGACTCCAAATATAATGAACGATTTAATGAATGTCAAGAAGCGCTAACCGCATTACAAACTGTATTGCCTATTCAACATTTAAGTGACGTTTCCTTGCAACAATTTCACGCCTATAAGCATGTCATTACATCCCCTACGATTCAAAAACGAGCGAAACATGTTATATCGGAAAATGCTCGTACGTTACAAGCCAGTACAGAACTAAAAAATGGCAACTTATCCGCATTCGGAGAGCTTATGAATTTGTCTCATCAATCATTGCAAGAAGATTATGAAGTCACGGGAAAAGAACTGGATACGATAGTCCACACTGCATGGAAGCAGGATGGTGTGCTAGGTGCTCGCATGACTGGAGCTGGATTTGGCGGCTGTGCTATAGCTATCGTTGCTCAAGAAAAAATAGACGCATTTAAAGCGAATGTAAATAACACGTATCGACAAACCATCGGTTACGACGCTTCTTTCTATACAGCATCTATCGTTAATGGTGCCAATTCATTGGAAATCGCACCAAACAAATAGCAGCTTCATGCATATTTTACGCTTTGGAAAGGAAGGTTGACATGGGATACATTGATACACTAATAAACAAACTTATCCAACAGGCTGTTCAAAAAAATTTAATCGAACAGCTAGACACCGTTTATGCAAGAAATCAAATAATGGCGCTATTAAAGCTCGAATCCTACCACATTCCATGTAATCAGGATGAACAGCTTACGGTAAATGAAACGATTCCTGATTTATTAGAGCAATTGATAGCGTGGGCTGTCGAAGCGCAGATAATTGAAAACGTTTTTGATGACAAAGAAATTTTAACAGCGAACATAATGAATTGTTTTCTAG
It encodes:
- the agaV gene encoding PTS N-acetylgalactosamine transporter subunit IIB is translated as MTTKPNILLTRIDNRLIHGQVGVTWVNHLGANLVVVANDKVSQDEVQQSLMDMVLPDVIQARYFSIQKTIDVIHKASPRQKIFLVVKDVHDALALKEGGVPIDHINIGNMHYAEGKKQISSTVSVDEKDIEAFNKLHDMGVTLDLRGVPNEKGQDIMDLLK
- the agaW gene encoding PTS N-acetylgalactosamine transporter subunit IIC — protein: MLMEAILIAIWAGIIGIDLYVGLTHMHRPVVTGLVVGLILGDVTTGLIVGGTLELIWMGMVPLAGAQPPNVVIGGVIGTAFGVIAGQDPQVAVGVAIPFAVAVQGLITLFFTLFAPVMHKADQFALDANTKGIEKINYLGIAILFSFNALIAFLPIYFGAEQAAAFVETVPQWIIDGLSIAGGIMPAIGFAMLLRIMMKVEYIMFFIVGFILAAYLELPILAIALIGLAIALYDFYQNKNKQGPAPKEEEITDGI
- a CDS encoding PTS system mannose/fructose/sorbose family transporter subunit IID, with product MASNSYHYEDTTSAPDLQPKELRKLAWRSLLLQASFNYERMQAAGWLYSILPGLKSIHKNKKDLSKSMKDHMEFFNTHPFLVTFIMGIILAMEQKKEDREAIRGIKVATMGPLGGIGDALFYLTLLPITASIGASLAVNGNIFGPFVFLIMFNIIHFGVRFGLMNYGYKTGVKAIAKLKEGTQHVSRAASIVGLTVVGGLIATYVSFKIDYTWTQGESELNVQTDILDQIMPALLPLAYTLLVYWLLKKGRSPLTLIGLTVVVGLIGSYFGVM
- a CDS encoding DMT family transporter, which encodes MNRVFEKKWIVVGIAIFCSILWGSAFPVLKVSYDELQMAADDTIAKIVFAGMRFLLAGLIILIGLFLVDRKRLMVTKRQMLFLTIFGIIQTGLQYFFFYNGLAKVSGMQGAILVSSGTFFTVILAHFFYSNDRMNWKKGIGLAAGFAGIIVANWGQEFQLSFQFTGEGYMILAALTGAIGTIMAKELAVGIHPFAITGWQLSIGASLMLIFGVPQLESEAMTFTPLGFWLFVYSAVLSAAAFALWYSILKYNKAGEISMFKFITPVSGAILSAIFIPAETLDVYIIGALGLVAIGIIAVNYKGKSSAKQRLSK
- a CDS encoding class I SAM-dependent methyltransferase, translated to MDFSPGMLKRAKEKANQLGRTFELLEMDAQNLAFPDNTFDTVITTCVFCSVPDPIKGLKEMKRVTKPTGKILMLEHMRSEHKLIGKLMDILNPIGLHIVGANINRKTLENIQHVGLKIAKEDLLMYDIFKTLVVSPNKNH
- a CDS encoding GntR family transcriptional regulator, producing MEKSSKVPLYLQLMDEIIQKIEQETYEEHDKLPSERELCDMYKLSRITVRQALQELEREGYIYKLHGKGTFVSASSIEQNLVKLYSFTEEMKKVGKTPMTKVLSFKEIAIDTRIANKMGLEPLDEVFEVIRLRLADEQPLMYEISYLPKKLFPHLTKAKLMEKPMYDIFSHDYQVHVTRAIERFSATQIRETEAGYLNAPTQQPAMLIKRFAYHHEQLIEYTISVARGDKFDYTVELT
- a CDS encoding SIS domain-containing protein: MFGLTQKELEKGKAGHTAQEIYQQPEVWNKALHIFAERKEEIHNFLHAIYSKHEKVRVILTGAGTSAFAGDILVSELQKQDQGKVQFEAIATTDLVSNPTNYLFKEVPTILVSFARSGNSPESLAAVKLATDRIDHFYQVNITCNPEGKLAVNTKDDKNSLTILTPEEAHDQGFAMTSSFTSMMVICYLAFSKDTNAGEKIQTVITNGEKFIESVVNTVDAVLEHGMDRIVYLGSGSLGQFAHEAALKMLELSAGKVVAVHESSLGFRHGPKSILNDKSIVVLFTSQDAYTRKYDLDILKELSGEPKEIKTVALTEMDNEEVSQYANWTVSVNNSKQSLENDFYLSLLYVVFAQVLALKKSIQLGITPDNPSPDGSVNRVVQGVTIYPMTFA
- a CDS encoding ROK family transcriptional regulator, coding for MQRGTFQLMKSVNKSIILNKIRTCEPISRAQIAKETELTPPTVSSIVKELLEQGMVYEQKKATSMGGRRPTMLYINKTAYYLVGVDAGPEKIKAIVADLGGRILGRISYVLNTPITEASFLDVMKQSINEVVRHANVKMEEVMGIGVAMHGVVEIATGRALYAPNLQLTDIPIKEALEQEFRVTVKVENDARAMALGEAWFGGHGDLGSMVTVNLGRGVGAGIVTDGKLFHGAKDIAGEIGHMTIDIDGEICECGNRGCLQTFATGSAIAMRAERKLAERGEVHSFKLTAESVFELAKSGNALYLDVLEETGFAIGVGLTNVIHIVNPGKIVLGGGVMKSEEFLLPIIKKTVNNNALTEGAKNTEVKVTKLGKDATVLGAVALLLVEIFDSVLG
- a CDS encoding galactokinase, with translation MNDLRTTFKNTFNNVAESSICFAPGRINLIGEHTDYNGGYVLPAAISYGTYALGVKRTDQKFRFFSENFPESGIIACDLKDLSFQQADQWANYPKGMIQALKNSNYPIHTGADIMFYGNIPNQAGLSSSASIELVTGILLQQLFHFEADKLTFIQLGQQVENAYMGVNSGIMDQFAIGLGKQDHAILLNCKTNDFKYVPLHLQEYEIVIIHSNKQRTLADSKYNERFNECQEALTALQTVLPIQHLSDVSLQQFHAYKHVITSPTIQKRAKHVISENARTLQASTELKNGNLSAFGELMNLSHQSLQEDYEVTGKELDTIVHTAWKQDGVLGARMTGAGFGGCAIAIVAQEKIDAFKANVNNTYRQTIGYDASFYTASIVNGANSLEIAPNK